GAAGATCTCGCGCAACGCGTCCAGCAGAATGTCGCATTCGGCGTCGGTGCCGACCGAGATTCGCAGATGCTGGTCGATGCGCGGCGCCTTGAAATGGCGCACGAAAATCTCCTTTTCCCTCAGTCGCAGCACGAGCGTTGCGGCGTCGTAGCCCTCGTGGCGAGCGAACAGCAGATTTGCCGCCGACGGCACCACTTCGAAGCCCAACGCCGTCAACCCCGCGGCCAGTCGCTCGCGGCTTGCCATGACTTTGGCGCAGGTGTCGCGAAACCACGCGTCGTCTTCGTATGCCGCTGCGGCTGCGACTTGCGCGAGACGGTCCAGCGGATACGAGTTGAAGCTGTCCTTCACGCGGTTCAGCGCGCCGATCAACTCCGGGTTGCCGAACGCAAAGCCGATGCGCATTCCGGCCAGCGAGCGCGACTTCGACACGGTCTGTACGACCAGCAGATTCGGATAGCGGTCGATCAGACAGATGGCCGATTCGGCGCCGAAATCCACGTAGGCCTCGTCAATCACCACCACGGAATCGGGATTGCTCGCCACGAGGCGCTCGATATCGGCGAGCGGCAGCGGACGGCCGGTCGGCGCATTCGGGTTCGGGAACAGGATGCCGCCATTCGGCGACTTGTAGTCGTCGACGTTGATCGCAAAGCTGTCGTTGAGCGGAATGGTCCGGTAGTCGACTTCGAAAAGTCGCGCATACGTTGGATAGAAGCTGTACGTGATATCCGGGAACAGTAACGGCTTGTCGTGCT
The nucleotide sequence above comes from Paraburkholderia aromaticivorans. Encoded proteins:
- the hisC gene encoding histidinol-phosphate transaminase; this translates as MSRYWSDIVHRLTPYVPGEQPVVAHPVKLNTNENPYPPSPRVLEAIRQELGNAAESLRRYPDPTAQKLRETVAAYHGIRAEQVFAGNGSDEVLALVFQALLKHDKPLLFPDITYSFYPTYARLFEVDYRTIPLNDSFAINVDDYKSPNGGILFPNPNAPTGRPLPLADIERLVASNPDSVVVIDEAYVDFGAESAICLIDRYPNLLVVQTVSKSRSLAGMRIGFAFGNPELIGALNRVKDSFNSYPLDRLAQVAAAAAYEDDAWFRDTCAKVMASRERLAAGLTALGFEVVPSAANLLFARHEGYDAATLVLRLREKEIFVRHFKAPRIDQHLRISVGTDAECDILLDALREIFSAYVG